A window of Hevea brasiliensis isolate MT/VB/25A 57/8 chromosome 14, ASM3005281v1, whole genome shotgun sequence contains these coding sequences:
- the LOC110634572 gene encoding pentatricopeptide repeat-containing protein At3g22470, mitochondrial-like, which yields MEKGKLEPELVFHNISIDGMCKAGKINDAKELFSRFFENGSQHDVYTYGRIIKGLCKEGLLNEAYKVFRGMGERGCLSDDYCNNVIIQEFLKRKHVARASQFLDEMVGKGFSADATTTSTSIGQ from the coding sequence ATGGAAAAAGGTAAACTGGAGCCCGAACTGGTGTTCCATAATATTTCAATCGATGGTATGTGCAAAGCTGGGAAGATTAATGATGCCAAGGAACTATTTTCTAGGTTTTTTGAAAATGGTTCACAACATGATGTTTATACATATGGTAGAATAATTAAAGGACTTTGCAAAGAAGGATTACTAAATGAAGCATACAAGGTCTTTAGAGGAATGGGAGAGCGTGGATGTTTATCAGATGATTACTGTAATAATGTAATTATTCAAGAGTTTCTTAAGCGCAAGCATGTAGCAAGGGCAAGTCAATTTCTTGATGAAATGGTTGGCAAGGGATTCTCTGCAGATGCCACGACCACCAGCACATCTATCGGACAATGA
- the LOC110634573 gene encoding pentatricopeptide repeat-containing protein At1g63080, mitochondrial, producing the protein MRTTSFWRTYRYAGGVHDRNGSSSGVCVDRCVEDVGDSNLAVKDLNTNGKILKFGLDPQTVTFTRVKSIKRRQRDVYGKWNQALALLNEMVGQNISPNVVSLNELIGSLCKKGMITDAQCKWNQALTLLNEIVGQNISPNVISFNILIDTFLWKEWFQRFKHSQMDEASKVFALMVRNGIVDAFSYNILINGCCKSKRIDEAKGLFNEIPKKCLVPSFVAYYKGSVSGSEVVNCTRGLQEHVFSESAARYNNFLNFAQ; encoded by the exons ATGAGGACTACTAGCTTTTGGAGGACATATAGATATGcaggaggtgtccatgatagaaatGGGTCTTCCAGTGGTGTATGT GTTGATAGATGTGTGGAGGATGTTGGTGACTCGAACCTTGCAGTGAAGGATCTCAataccaatg GCAAAATCCTCAAATTTGGATTGGATCCTCAGACTGTGACATTTACAAGGGTAAAATCGATCAAGCGTCGTCAACGTGATGTTTATG GCAAATGGAATcaagctttggccttgttgaatGAAATGGTGGGGCAGAACATATCACCAAATGTTGTTAGCCTCAATGAATTGATTGGTAGTCTTTGTAAGAAAGGAATGATTACAGATGCTCAAT GCAAATGGAATCAAGCTTTGACTTTATTGAATGAAATAGTGGGACAGAACATATCACCAAATGTTATTAGCTTCAATATATTGATTGACACTTTTTTATGGAAAGAATGGTTTCAGAGGTTCAAG CATAGCCAAATGGATGAAGCTAGCAAAGTATTTGCTCTGATGGTACGCAATGGAATAGTTGATGCCTTTAGTTACAATATCTTGATTAATGGATGCTGCAAGAGCAAAAGGATAGATGAAGCAAAGGGTCTTTTTAACGAAATACCTAAAAAATGTTTGGTTCCTAGCTTTGTTGCATATTATAAAGGGTCTGTGTCAGGCAGTGAGGTTGTGAACTGCACAAGAGGTTTACAAGAACATGTGTTCTCAGAATCAGCAGCTAGATATAATAACTTTCTCAATTTTGCTCAATGA